ACTAACTACATAAGTACCTAGGCTTGATTTTCAATTTttgttaagaaaaaaaaaaaagaaaaaatacagaTATTGACTACATATTAGCTAAAATTCTGTTATtcatttaaatttatataattgttTACAATTAAACTAAAGTTATCAAGGACTTATAATTAAGTGGAAGAATTTAagttgaattaaaattttttaaaattgctAATATGAATACAAAATTACTTGCATAAATTAATGAATGAAAGGCTATCACTACTAGAAACtacaaaattataaagaaaTTTCTCAAAATTTGACAAGTTAACAAAACTAGTTAAAAACGTATCATATAACCACTCAAGTCtttgaaaatcaagaaaatTCAATACAAATTTTATCTCTTACATTTTGAAAGCAACATCAACACTAACGTACACACTTAACAATTAagttagtaaaaaatttttgtttacacgaaatatttgtattatttttgtgAGGGAGATTCTACTATGTTGaaggtttttcttttttttagtgtTGAAGACATATGTGCAGGCTGCAGGGATGACAGGTGGTGAGTGAGAATACATGAGGAAGCTAAGTTTCTGCTTTGTAGTAGATTATAGATGTCACAGAATAGCATCCGTCGGTTGCTTACACACCTGTTGTTTATAATGTTAGGTAAGTAATCGACAGATGCTACTCTGTAAAACCCATCATCTGCTATAAAGCAGAGACTCAATTTCCCATgctttttcattcaccacctgtCATTACTGTAGCCTGCACATGTGTTTTCAACacctaaaaaaaagaaaaagtcttCAACATAGTAGAATCTCTTTTTTTCTTAAAGAAAAGTTACTATAAGAATGTGAGTAATATTGAgagttttcattttttttctattaaacgagttactaaaaagtaaaaatatatatattgttgtTGTAGTGTTGTTCATTTTCCTAATATATTGTTATAtcattattgaaaaatattatattaaaattaaattatattgtTATTGAGGTGTTCATATAGACGGGTGATCTGGATCTAATTAATTGTAGGTGTTAAACACTTAAACATACATATATTAAACTGACAAATGAGAAAACACGAGAAATTtctcaaataataataacaataacaataataataataattatgattattattgttgttgttgtgaaGGAATCAAATAGAATGCGTGAAAATTGGgagaatatatattaagattAAGGAAGTAATTATTTGAGTTTGGAAGAGTGAAATTGCAGAAATGAAACCTTCATACatactaaaatattttatttcatcaATTAATTCATGtagaattattatttttgtaacttcaaaaaccaccatcatcatcatcatcatgactTCATGAGAGTCAAACATCGTTTCAAAGCTGATGATATTGCTATCacaattaaattcattaaaatatgCTGATGAAAAGAGACCTTTCACCAAGAAGAATGTTCACATGAAGTTGCAATAATTTTACAATGAGAACTTTACACTTTGTGGTATTTTgaagaattacaaagatttcACATTGAGATTGATTTCTGTATGCTACTAATCAGTAACATTAACTCTATCTAAAATTGTAAATAGAAAACCAAGATTACAAATACCAAAGGATGACACTCATTCACAAACTTCATAATCTAGGATTCAGCAACATAACTTTTATGAGAAATGTTTCTTGAACATAACCATCTTCATATTTCAAACATACCATACCATTATTACCAACAGGCGAATGATATGTCAGCACAAAATACGATGACAGTTATGTTCAAATAACACTACTCTAATACTTCAAAACTATGATTCGAGCGAAAGCAACAAGGGAGCAGCTTTCGCTTGAACCATAGTTTGGATGTTTCCAAGCTGAAAACCTACATGTGATCGGTTTTTTCACCGGAGAGTTCCGACAGCTCGCTTATAGGTATAAAACTGTGCTACCACCAGATATATTATCAAATTCAGGACACTTAGAACTGTCAATAGCCAAAAGAAATAGTCAACATGACCATAGTTGAGGTTGTCTGGTATCCATCCAAGGCTGCCATTCCTAGTACTGATCCTTGTAACAATGGTTACGAGTAGCGAGCTCAGGTACTGTCCAAGGGCAACAGTGAGTAGTGACAGAGCAGAACACAGGCTCCTTGTCGCGTCCGGCGCTTGTTCATAGAAGAACTCCAACTGGCCAATGAATGTGAACACTTCAGCACAACCTATGAGGAAGTACTGAGGTACCTGCCAGAATATTGTCATTGGAACCTCATCAAGGTTATAGTAATTATGCCTCCTTACCATTCTCAGCCTAATGACTTCCAAAATCGCGGCGGCCACCATGGAAAATATGGATATGAAGAGGCCTATTCCCATCCTCTGGAGTTGTGTTAGGCCATTCTTGTGGCCGGTGAACTTCCTAGCAACCGGCACAATGATCCGGTCATAAACCGGAACCCAAAATATGACACTGAGGGTGTCAAATATGGAAAGGGATGCTGGTGGAATCTTGAAAGAGGAGTTGCCTACGCGAGTATCCATGGTTTGTCCTTGCAACACAAACAATGTGCTCATTTGGCCGTAGACAGTGGCGAAAACAATGCCGGTTGCCCATATTGGAAGCAATCTCAGAATGGATTTCAGCTCTTCAACTTGAGTTACAGTGCAAAGTCTCCATGGATTCACTGATTCCTTCAGATTATCTAACTGTCCAACCACTGCTGCTTTGTCAAAAAACCTGTTACAAACAATAATACTCTTAAATCCCATTTGATAGCATGAAACATGCTTTTCAGGACAATTTTTCTTGTCCAACTTCTCATGAAACCATTTCTACCAGAAGCTTAAGCCGACTCACGCAAGAGCTTTTTTTGGATTTCTGTATATTTTTGCATAggctttctttctctttttatttgccTTATACTGAAATCCTTTCTTTTGGGATCAACAAAAATCGAATTCTAGACCTTTAGGTTATAGAAACTCTGGTACCATGTCATAAAACTATTTTCCCAAAAGCTTAAGCTAAAATGGGGATGTggataaaaatacaaatttttaggACAGCATGTCATATATCAGGATTCAAATATGATCACAAAATTTCTCTTAATTCTGAGTTATGAAAAATCACAAATTTGTTTTTGCACTGCTTTACCTTAACTCATCTGTGTGATCAAGCTTCCTGCTTCCTTCTATAACAGACTCAGTGTCTGCAATTTCATACAACTGAGACTTATCATTAGGCACTTTAACATTATACTTCCTCATGGATGCTACTATGACCTGAATAATCCGAGTGAGGGCGCTTCCTCCGGGCTTCTGGTTTCGATACAGCCGAGTACCTGAAAAGAAACTTGCCACTGCAATAGCCATGGCCACTGCTGGTATTCCAAATCCCCATCCCCATCCTACATTGTCCTGAATCCATACCAACAGCGAAGAAGCGATAAGAGCACCAATGTTAATTGAGAAATAGAACCAGTTGAAGAAAGAACTCTTGTGTTCCTTCTCCACCGGATCAGCATCATCAAACTGGTCTGCTCCATAGGATGAAACACATGGCTTGATTCCACCTGTTCCAAGGGCTATAAGGTAAAGAGCTGTAAAGCACACTGCACTTTCTAGAGTGGTGGCATGGCAATTTTCATCTCCATGGCCATGGCAAGTTGGTTTTATACCAGAAACTGATGCAGATAATGTCAATAGTGTCATTCCCTGGTCAATAACAAGAACAGGTTTATATCCTTTTTAGACAGAAACATTGGTTTTACTTTTGAATGCATTGGGATTTTGGAATCAATTTAATGTACTAATGTTATATGCAACAAGGAAAAAGTTCCAGCAATTCAGTTCTCACTATTGGAGCTTCAAAACTTTGGTACTTCGCTCTTTATATATCATTTTGCCAATTCGGACTAAATGGTATCTTAAAAGAGGTGTACAAGCATCCTGCATTAACGCTGGATCCGGGGAAGGCCGCACTAGAGGGTGTAATGTACGCAGCCTAACCTGATAAATTGAACCCGTGACTTTGAAGTCACACGGAGACAACTCAACTGTTGCTCCAAGTCTCGCCTTCAAATGGTATCTTAAAGAGTGAAGTACCAAAATTATCTATGAAAGATGACATCGCAGACAAAACTACCCGATTTTCGGATAGATTAATGAATGCATCAACACAATGGTTGTTCAAATTGACAGTTATAGATTGAAGAGGTTTATACTCACAAGAACATAGATTATTGAGAAACATGCAATGGTCCAATATCTACCAAGATATGAATCAGCAAGAAATGCTCCAATCAGTGGTGTTATGTAGCATGTTCCACTCCAATTAGACACATTTTTGGAAGCAGTAGCACTATGCTGATGTAGCCTCTCCTTGAAATAAAGCACCAGATTTGTGCTCataccatagtaagccaatctCTCACAACATTCATTTCCTGTAAGTAAATGAATTATAAGCACTAATTTCCTTATTCGTCCGTGGTTCTAAAATACCCGTCATTCTGAAATCTTGGTACGTTCAAAACTTAATGTATTTGGATACGATTTGTGTCCAAATACATTTAGTTATCAACGTACCAAAATTTTAAGATGACGGATATTCTGGAACCAGAGTAATTTTAATATCATTATCATACCCTAATAAACATATAGTTGGAAATGCAACAGACACAAAAAAATTACCCAAGATAAAAGGGCATGCTCTCCAAGTtcctgttttctttttgtttgctGGATTTCCAAGGTAATCCACTGTTCCATCTTTTGTGTAAACATCATCTTCTTCCATTATTGTATTTCAGAATTGCCCCAAGTATTCAGGAATTCAGAtactaagaaaaaaaaatggacaGAATCATAAATTAGAATGAAtattgtttttgaattttggaagacaagcaagtaataataataactacAAAAGCTTTGCTAAAAAAAAGATGATGCctttagaagaagaacaaaactaTAGAAATTATGATTGAATCAATATAGTTACCCAAAAAGAAAGCAACAATGAACAATCCAATATTTCAATGAAGATCAAGGATTCAAGAACAAGAATCCAGAACAAGTAAAGATGTAATAAAGTAGCAACAAATGTGTTTTTCAACTTTTTGGCTGCAGAGTAGAGTCAGAATCTGAGAGGATAAACCTAAAAGCATGTGAATGAAAGAAGTGAATCTCTCTAACCTTGTGAATGCTGAAGTTGCCAACTTATGCAAGCATGTGAAGAGTAGAATAATGATCCAAATATTGGAACCTTAAATACTGCTTTCTAGGTTGCCCTTGTATTTTGAATATTTGGAAAAATTATACTACTTATTAATGATTATGCTTGagattaataaataaaaaaattcatcacTATTCTATCTTAATTTTACACTTTACTTTGACttctcttaaattttattttaagaagaGTAAATTATGACTTTAATCACTAAAAAAAGTACGAATTTaaccattaaaaaaaaagtacttctttaattttgcttaaaTTTTGGAACATTTTGTCAAATTGTAACCATCAAGAATTGAATTGATCATTTCTTCTAGAAAAAGTTATTGTTATATTTACTAATATATTTAACATTATACTTTACTCAATACAAGAATATTGAGTATATtattaactaaaatttaaatgaaattagTGTATAATTTGTAATCAGAGGCttcttaataaattttaacGAATCTTTAAAGTGACTTGAAGTTAGAATATTATAAGGTAATCAGAGGCTCATAGTATGAGTCTTTGTTGACTTGTCTCCACCACATGTAATGATTGAGACTTTGAGAGATAcagataaatatataataatagtttAAACTTTAATTTGGGTATCCAAGTATCTAACCTTATCTGAAAGACAAATACATAAAGCACACAGAAAATTTAGACAAGTTTTGATTCTTCTACTAGTTATTAGGTCAGCTGGACATTATGAGTTATCTATgacttttcaattttttagtCTATGTTCATACTTAGTACTGTTTACATAGAGTGCTAGTATGAATAAGTatgaaaaatcaatttttaattagttaatattaattttttataataaaattgttttaaattctctttttttttagaggatttaatatttagaattcaaaatttatcataaaaggataattttaaaaaataactaatattaattgaaaaataattgaTTTCTTAGTTAaactcattttttttcatttcttatCCAAGTaaggagaaaaaaataataattgaattgaattacaTATATTATCCATTGTCCATAAAATGCTACAAAGCATAATAATtggcaaaataaaataatgatcatttaaaatatattcaGTTATGCAATCTTCCAAGAAACATGTTATATTACTCTTTAGATAGAGTTGAAGACATGAGAACTGAGAAATTCTCTTCATTGTTTGTAATGCCAAAACTATATTATAAGAtgtaaaatacaaataatacatgaaaatagcttattgtatatattataataatattaaatggtaaattttaatttagttatgtAAGTATAGGTTTTTTGTATTATTAATCATATATTGTTTTGAACTGAATTAgttatatattattgttatacGTAATGATAAAGCTAAATATTACAAGAGTTAAATGTTTATATAATTGGAATATTAAATGTTAATAATTGGAATAAATTCAATATTTTAATAAACTTTTATATTAGTTAGTTAAACAAAACTTAGGGATATATTTTATGGTGTAAGACTTAATGATTGAAAGACAAAAAAATTGTGCTTTTAGAGAGGCTACACAAGCGTGTGGGGAATCAATATGAACACAAAGTGCCAAAGCAATAATAGCTAAActcttttttaatattaataatgttTGCTTCAGGAAAAGCTAATACGCAATTACTTTCAAAaaggaggaaaaaaaaaaaaacaaaaaggggACCTCTTATTGGCTTATATTATACGGAAATTGGAAAGCACTCTTTTGGATAGAGCTTTCACATTATTTTATCATCACTCtataaattaaaagagagaTATTCCATAAcaatgatattttaatttttaaccaTCAATCTTATATCTTGAAGTTCATAAATTTAATCTCTATAAAGATGAAAAGTTAAATTATCGTATCAATATATAACACACAAAAAGAACGTTTAATTATCAGTATTATTAATGACTGTTTCAAATATActtattaagaaaaaaattgattttggtaTAGATATACATAGTGCCTTTGTATcgtacaaataaaaaaaaaattttttactaacatAATCAAGTATTTATTTAGATctgttttatattattaaaataaaattttaagattattttattagtttcgTCGCGTGTTATCAACACAGTATAATTCTTCACAAGACGTTTGAAAAAGAACATCTAACAAGTAACAATTTCAAATGTAAAATGTATACTGTATACACCTTCCATTAACAAAATTAATCAATATTTGTGGTTTGAAAATTACGTCATTCATTTATCATCAATTATCATGTCCACATGAGTAATGACAAATGCATGTTGACAAGTCGTAACATGCTGTGTTGACTTAATTTTTTCTAaccaatttaaataaatttatcataaGAATTATTGCAACTATTGAAATTTGTTTattggctaattttttttatacgaGGTTGACATGTGAGTTAGGTTGAGTTATGAAGTATTGGAGGGATATACACCGTTGTGACGacgtttaattttttattttagtgaaaaaaaattagaccGTCCGATTTCATTGTAGAAAGAAGGACATAAATCGGACTGTTCAATTTGTGTGGAGCAGAATTTCTTAGGTATTGAAATTGAATTCAGAATTTTTTGGAcagagaatttttttttaaaactaattgaACGATCCGATtagtattataaaaaaaatttaaaatgttagGAGACggtcggaccgtccgatttacTTATTGTTGTATCCATACATAAAGATCATTTATTGTTGTATCTATACATAAAGATCATTTAGAGAACTCTCCACtagttcttctttttcttagtCTATTTCAAAAAATCAAGAAGTAATGTTGCTCCTCTTTTctggttcttcttcttcttctttatttttctaaaaaaaaaaataatagtgaGATTGAGAGTGTTTAGTATACGTATATTATTATAGATGATAgagttattttaaaaatatattgttaTGGATAAATTTTATTACAAACGTATGAAGGAGTTCAATTTGTATGTGAAAATTCGTTAGATGTTGTTATTCCGTACACATTGTCGTTTGAGGAATTAAAAGGTGTAATATGTAAAAAGATAGATCCTCAAATATCTAGGAGAGTATTGTATATTTTGTACAGGTATCCTTTATCC
Above is a genomic segment from Arachis stenosperma cultivar V10309 chromosome 1, arast.V10309.gnm1.PFL2, whole genome shotgun sequence containing:
- the LOC130966347 gene encoding protein NRT1/ PTR FAMILY 8.1-like, with the protein product MEEDDVYTKDGTVDYLGNPANKKKTGTWRACPFILGNECCERLAYYGMSTNLVLYFKERLHQHSATASKNVSNWSGTCYITPLIGAFLADSYLGRYWTIACFSIIYVLGMTLLTLSASVSGIKPTCHGHGDENCHATTLESAVCFTALYLIALGTGGIKPCVSSYGADQFDDADPVEKEHKSSFFNWFYFSINIGALIASSLLVWIQDNVGWGWGFGIPAVAMAIAVASFFSGTRLYRNQKPGGSALTRIIQVIVASMRKYNVKVPNDKSQLYEIADTESVIEGSRKLDHTDELRFFDKAAVVGQLDNLKESVNPWRLCTVTQVEELKSILRLLPIWATGIVFATVYGQMSTLFVLQGQTMDTRVGNSSFKIPPASLSIFDTLSVIFWVPVYDRIIVPVARKFTGHKNGLTQLQRMGIGLFISIFSMVAAAILEVIRLRMVRRHNYYNLDEVPMTIFWQVPQYFLIGCAEVFTFIGQLEFFYEQAPDATRSLCSALSLLTVALGQYLSSLLVTIVTRISTRNGSLGWIPDNLNYGHVDYFFWLLTVLSVLNLIIYLVVAQFYTYKRAVGTLR